The Leopardus geoffroyi isolate Oge1 chromosome C1, O.geoffroyi_Oge1_pat1.0, whole genome shotgun sequence sequence cacttacaCATCTAGATAGAATAGTACTCTGCCCTATTTGAGTGAACAGTCTCAAACTATGAAGTACATGATATTTAATGCCCTAAGTTGAGTAAATTTAGTTTAGCGGTTCCTGGTATTATACAAAACACtaaatacatacaaacaaaatataatatctTATTTTTCAATGCAAGTCTTGTGGGGAATAAACAGAACTTTGATTCTGGTAACACTgcagaaaatgtaattttccaGTAAGTCTGTCTTTAAGTTATTCATGTGCAACAGTTTATTAATGACTGCTTACATGTACTGATCTTTCATCGAGTGAACACCATTAACTGACAAAACTTAGTAAACCTTAAAAACACAGCTTCCGtcctatataaaatatatagactaCTTACTGTTTGAAGTACTCAGTTTGCTCTGATGTCACTGTAATTCACTTTTCCCCATATTCCTGCTTTAGTATTTATAAACGGATAATTTAacgtggctttaaaaaaaaaagacaaagaatttcaAATGTACATCCAATTTAAATTTGCTATTTAAAAGGTTTCCTTGTTCTATGAAGCTGCTTCTGCCATTAGTAGAGAAAATGAAGTTTCTGTAATGGAGGCAGGCTTTTTAAGTAGTGACGTGACTTCCACCATGCCAGCTCCAGTCCGTGGAAGATTAGCGTTTACAATGTGTCGTTGTAAGTGCTTAATCCAGTCTTCCTGAACAGACAATGGTCCACGAAAGACTAGGCCACAAAACCTAT is a genomic window containing:
- the ZNF644 gene encoding zinc finger protein 644 isoform X8, with protein sequence MLIRQNLALDCKQKKSRSRSGSKKKMLTLPHGADEVYILRCRFCGLVFRGPLSVQEDWIKHLQRHIVNANLPRTGAGMVEVTSLLKKPASITETSFSLLMAEAAS